In a genomic window of Porphyromonadaceae bacterium W3.11:
- a CDS encoding 30S ribosomal protein S16, whose protein sequence is MATVIRLQRHGRKNYPFYKIVVTDRRAPRDGRFVEALGTYNPNTHPATIDLNFDRALYWVNVGAEPSDTVRSILSREGVMMMKHLQGGVRKGAFTEEQAQAKFEAWLKERKAETEAVVSKVEAKKREEAKKALEAEREVNKAKAEALQAKKDAEAKAKAEAEAAAKAEAESESAEEPAAEETPAE, encoded by the coding sequence ATGGCAACAGTAATTAGATTGCAAAGACACGGTCGCAAAAACTACCCTTTCTATAAGATTGTAGTAACAGACCGTAGAGCACCACGTGATGGTAGGTTTGTAGAAGCATTAGGTACATATAACCCTAATACTCATCCTGCTACAATTGATCTTAACTTTGATAGAGCTCTGTACTGGGTTAATGTAGGAGCAGAACCATCAGATACTGTTCGCAGTATCCTTTCTCGTGAGGGAGTAATGATGATGAAGCACTTGCAAGGTGGAGTACGTAAGGGTGCATTTACAGAAGAACAAGCTCAGGCTAAGTTTGAGGCTTGGCTAAAGGAACGTAAGGCTGAAACTGAAGCTGTAGTTAGCAAGGTAGAAGCTAAGAAGCGTGAAGAAGCTAAGAAGGCATTAGAGGCTGAGCGTGAAGTGAATAAAGCTAAGGCAGAAGCCCTTCAGGCTAAGAAGGATGCTGAAGCTAAGGCAAAAGCAGAAGCTGAGGCCGCTGCGAAAGCAGAAGCTGAATCAGAATCTGCAGAGGAGCCTGCAGCAGAGGAAACTCCTGCAGAATAA